In Chlorocebus sabaeus isolate Y175 chromosome 5, mChlSab1.0.hap1, whole genome shotgun sequence, one genomic interval encodes:
- the CYBA gene encoding cytochrome b-245 light chain: MGQIEWAMWANEQALASGLILITGGIVATAGRFTQWYFGAYSIVAGVFVCLLEYPRGKRKKGSTMERWGQKYMTSVVKLFGPLTRNYYVRAVLHLLLSVPAGFLLATILGTACLAIASGIYLLAAVRGEQWTPIEPKPRERPQIGGTIKQPPSNPPPRPPAEARKKPSEEEEEEAAAAGGPPGGPQANPIPVTDEVV, from the exons ATGGGGCAGATCGAGTGGGCCATGTGGGCCAACGAGCAGGCGCTGGCGTCCGGCCTGA TCCTCATCACCGGGGGCATCGTGGCCACGGCTGGCCGCTTCACCCAGTGGTACTTTGGTGCCTACTCGAT CGTGGCGGGCGTGTTTGTCTGCCTGCTGGAGTATCCccgggggaagaggaagaagggctCCACCATGGAGCGCTG gggACAGAAGTACATGACCTCCGTGGTGAAGCTGTTCGGGCCCCTCACCAGGAATTACTACGTTCGGGCCGTCCTGCACCTCCT GCTCTCGGTGCCCGCCGGCTTCCTGCTGGCCACCATCCTCGGGACTGCCTGCCTGGCCATCGCAAGCGGCATCTACCTGTTG GCGGCCGTGCGCGGTGAGCAGTGGACACCCATCGAGCCCAAGCCCCGGGAGCGGCCGCAGATCGGAGGCACCATCAAGCAGCCGCCCAGCAACCCCCCGCCGCGGCCCCCGGCGGAGGCCCGCAAGAAGCCcagcgaggaggaggaggaggaggcggcggcagCGGGGGGACCCCCGGGAGGTCCCCAGGCCAACCCCATTCCGGTGACCGATGAGGTCGTGTGA
- the MVD gene encoding LOW QUALITY PROTEIN: diphosphomevalonate decarboxylase (The sequence of the model RefSeq protein was modified relative to this genomic sequence to represent the inferred CDS: substituted 1 base at 1 genomic stop codon) translates to MASEQPLAAVTCTAPVNIAVIKYWGKRDEELVLPINSSLSVTLHQEQVALGFLFSXKTTTTAVISKDFTEDRIWLNGREEDVGQPRLQACLREIRRLARKRRNAWDGDPLPSSLSCKVHVASVNNFPTAAGLASSAAGYACLAYTLARVYGVESDLSEVARRGSGSACRSLYGGFVEWQMGEQTDGKDSIARQVAPESHWPELRVLILVVSAEKKLTGSTVGMRASVETSALLRFRAESVVPTRMAEMTRCIQERDFPGFAQLTMKDSNQFHATCLDTFPPISYLNAVSWRIIHLVHRFNAHHGDTKVAYTFDAGPNAVIFTLDDTVAEFVAAVRHSFPPGSNGDAFLKGLQVRPAPLSAELQAALAMEPTTPGGVKYIIATQVGPGPQILDNPSAHLLGPDGLPKPAA, encoded by the exons ATGGCCTCGGAGCAGCCGCTGGCGGCAGTCACCTGTACCGCGCCGGTCAACATCGCGGTCATCAAGTACT GGGGCAAGCGCGATGAAGAGCTGGTTCTGCCCATCAACTCCTCCCTGAGCGTCACTCTGCACCAGGAGCAG GTGGCCCTGGGTTTCCTTTTCAGTTAAAAAACCACCACAACAGCCGTCATCAGCAAGGACTTCACCGAGGACCGGATTTGGCTGAATGGCCGGGAGGAGGACGTGGGGCAGCCGCGGCTCCAGGCCTGCCTACGGGAGA TCCGCCGCCTGGCCCGGAAGCGGAGGAACGCATGGGATGGGgacccactgccctccagcctcagctgcaAAGTGCACGTGGCATCGGTGAACAACTTCCCCACGGCTGCGGGCCTGGCCTCCTCGGCGGCGGGCTATGCCTGCCTAG CCTACACCTTGGCCCGTGTCTACGGCGTGGAGAGTGACCTCTCAGAAGTGGCTCGCCGGGGCTCAGGCAGCGCCTGCCGGAGCCTGTATGGCGGCTTTGTGGAGTGGCAGATGGGAGAGCAGACTGATGGGAAGGACAGCATCGCCCGGCAAGTGGCCCCCGAGTCACACTGGCCTGAACTCCGCGTCCTCATCCTTGTG GTGAGCGCTGAGAAGAAGCTGACAGGCAGTACTGTGGGCATGCGGGCCAGCGTGGAGACCAGCGCCCTGCTGCGG TTCCGGGCTGAGTCTGTGGTACCGACGCGCATGGCGGAGATGACCCGCTGCATCCAGGAGCGAGACTTCCCCGGCTTCGCCCAGCTGACCATGAAGGACAGCAACCAGTTCCACGCCACCTGCCTCGACACCTTCCCGCCCATCTCTTACCTCAATGCTGTCTCCTGGCGCATCATCCACCTGGTGCACCGCTTCAACGCCCACCACGGGGACACCAAG GTGGCGTACACCTTTGACGCGGGCCCCAATGCCGTGATCTTCACCCTGGACGACACTGTGGCTGAGTTTGTGGCTGCTGTGAGGCACAGCTTTCCCCCAGGCTCGAACGGAGACGC GTTTCTGAAGGGGCTGCAGGTAAGGCCGGCCCCTCTCTCAGCTGAGCTTCAGGCTGCGCTGGCCATGGAGCCGACGACCCCCGGTGGGGTCAAGTACATCATTGCCACTCAG GTGGGGCCAGGACCCCAAATCCTGGACAACCCCAGCGCCCACCTCCTGGGTCCTGACGGCCTGCCGAAGCCAGCTGCCTGA
- the SNAI3 gene encoding zinc finger protein SNAI3 isoform X1, with protein sequence MPRSFLVKTHSSHRVPNYRRLETQREINGACSACGGLVVPLLPQDKEAPSVPRDLPQPWDGSSAIACISLPLLPRIEEALGASGPDALEVSRVHPWASRAPIVPLKDSLNHLNLAPLLVLPTQWSPILGPDGHGAPEKLLGAERTPRAPGGFQCFHCHKPYHTLAGLARHRQLHCHLQAGRVFTCKYCDKEYTSLGALKMHIRTHTLPCTCKICGKAFSRPWLLQGHVRTHTGEKPYACSHCSRAFADRSNLRAHLQTHSDTKKYQCQRCAKTFSRMSLLARHEESGCCPGP encoded by the exons ATGCCGCGCTCCTTCCTGGTGAAAACGCACTCCAGCCACAGGGTCCCCAACTACCGGCGGCTGGAGACGCAGAGAG AAATCAATGGTGCCTGCTCTGCCTGTGGGGGGCTGGTGGTGCCCCTCCTCCCCCAAGACAAGGAGGCCCCTTCTGTGCCCCGTGACCTTCCCCAGCCCTGGGACGGCTCCTCAGCCATCGCCTGCATCTCCCTGCCCCTCCTTCCAAGGATCGAGGAAGCTCTGGGGGCCTCTGGGCCAGACGCCTTGGAAGTCAGCCGGGTCCACCCTTGGGCCAGCCGGGCCCCCATTGTACCCCTCAAAGACAGCCTGAACCACCTCAACCTGGCCCCACTGCTGGTGCTACCCACACAGTGGTCCCCAATCCTGGGCCCAGACGGGCACGGGGCTCCAGAAAAACTGCTTGGGGCTGAGCGGACGCCCCGAGCTCCCGGCGGCTTCCAATGCTTCCACTGCCACAAACCCTACCACACCCTGGCCGGGCTGGCCAGGCACCGGCAGCTGCACTGCCACCTGCAGGCGGGGCGCGTCTTCACCTGCAAGTACTGCGACAAGgagtacaccagcctgggtgccCTCAAGATGCACATCCGCACCCACACGCTGCCCTGCACCTGTAAGATCTGCGGAAAGGCCTTCTCCAGGCCCTGGCTGCTGCAGGGCCACGTCCGCACCCACACAG GGGAGAAGCCCTATGCCTGCTCGCACTGCAGCAGGGCCTTTGCCGACCGCTCCAACCTTCGGGCCCATCTGCAAACGCACTCGGACACCAAGAAGTACCAGTGCCAGCGCTGTGCCAAGACCTTCTCCCGCATGTCCCTCCTGGCGCGGCACGAGGAGTCTGGCTGCTGCCCAGGCCCCTGA
- the SNAI3 gene encoding zinc finger protein SNAI3 isoform X2, translated as MNRSWKHKALGTQSSSVYSLPSTPLEINGACSACGGLVVPLLPQDKEAPSVPRDLPQPWDGSSAIACISLPLLPRIEEALGASGPDALEVSRVHPWASRAPIVPLKDSLNHLNLAPLLVLPTQWSPILGPDGHGAPEKLLGAERTPRAPGGFQCFHCHKPYHTLAGLARHRQLHCHLQAGRVFTCKYCDKEYTSLGALKMHIRTHTLPCTCKICGKAFSRPWLLQGHVRTHTGEKPYACSHCSRAFADRSNLRAHLQTHSDTKKYQCQRCAKTFSRMSLLARHEESGCCPGP; from the exons ATGAATCGGAGCTGGAAACACAAAGCGCTGGGGACTCAGTCTTCATCTGTATATTCTCTCCCCTCCACCCCTCTAGAAATCAATGGTGCCTGCTCTGCCTGTGGGGGGCTGGTGGTGCCCCTCCTCCCCCAAGACAAGGAGGCCCCTTCTGTGCCCCGTGACCTTCCCCAGCCCTGGGACGGCTCCTCAGCCATCGCCTGCATCTCCCTGCCCCTCCTTCCAAGGATCGAGGAAGCTCTGGGGGCCTCTGGGCCAGACGCCTTGGAAGTCAGCCGGGTCCACCCTTGGGCCAGCCGGGCCCCCATTGTACCCCTCAAAGACAGCCTGAACCACCTCAACCTGGCCCCACTGCTGGTGCTACCCACACAGTGGTCCCCAATCCTGGGCCCAGACGGGCACGGGGCTCCAGAAAAACTGCTTGGGGCTGAGCGGACGCCCCGAGCTCCCGGCGGCTTCCAATGCTTCCACTGCCACAAACCCTACCACACCCTGGCCGGGCTGGCCAGGCACCGGCAGCTGCACTGCCACCTGCAGGCGGGGCGCGTCTTCACCTGCAAGTACTGCGACAAGgagtacaccagcctgggtgccCTCAAGATGCACATCCGCACCCACACGCTGCCCTGCACCTGTAAGATCTGCGGAAAGGCCTTCTCCAGGCCCTGGCTGCTGCAGGGCCACGTCCGCACCCACACAG GGGAGAAGCCCTATGCCTGCTCGCACTGCAGCAGGGCCTTTGCCGACCGCTCCAACCTTCGGGCCCATCTGCAAACGCACTCGGACACCAAGAAGTACCAGTGCCAGCGCTGTGCCAAGACCTTCTCCCGCATGTCCCTCCTGGCGCGGCACGAGGAGTCTGGCTGCTGCCCAGGCCCCTGA